In a single window of the Niabella ginsenosidivorans genome:
- a CDS encoding Gfo/Idh/MocA family protein: MKTNRTNASAASKIKIGFIGCGAVAELHYQGLMACPDAALAGIYDSDPGLMKRRSGEWNVAAFESLGALLNDEAIKAVFVLTPVDSHYTNAMAALNAGKHVLVEKPVAGALHEIKEMAALAEAKGLQCMPAHNYIYSPDMYRLRKNIKEGCFGRIPVSWFMYHIHHNEELCARYPGIVRQIGTHLLYTHRYLFGEPASMTAHTTRFLYPHLDRDDQMMLTLMMPDGSMSNLFASFAVTDQSTNPWSFVVKVLGTRGSTQLSWQDVVLNRALGTLSCSYGRYEETYEHEIRYFINECILGGTPPLSTLWDALKVLEMVIRAEEDARAKRRAFI; the protein is encoded by the coding sequence ATGAAAACAAACAGAACTAATGCATCAGCTGCATCAAAAATAAAGATCGGCTTCATCGGGTGCGGTGCAGTTGCCGAATTGCATTACCAGGGATTGATGGCTTGCCCTGATGCAGCGCTGGCCGGTATATACGACAGTGATCCCGGTCTGATGAAACGAAGATCCGGTGAATGGAACGTTGCTGCCTTTGAAAGCCTTGGAGCATTACTGAATGATGAAGCAATAAAGGCGGTATTTGTTCTGACCCCTGTTGACAGCCATTACACAAATGCAATGGCTGCGCTGAATGCCGGCAAACATGTACTTGTAGAAAAGCCGGTAGCCGGTGCATTGCATGAAATTAAAGAAATGGCTGCCTTAGCCGAGGCAAAAGGATTGCAGTGCATGCCGGCGCATAATTACATTTATTCTCCGGATATGTACCGGCTGAGGAAGAACATTAAAGAAGGCTGTTTTGGCCGGATCCCGGTTTCCTGGTTCATGTATCATATTCATCATAATGAAGAGCTCTGTGCCCGTTATCCGGGAATCGTCCGCCAGATCGGTACCCATTTGCTCTACACGCACCGGTATTTATTTGGCGAGCCTGCATCCATGACGGCCCATACCACCCGGTTCTTATATCCGCACCTTGATCGCGATGACCAGATGATGCTTACGCTGATGATGCCGGACGGTTCTATGAGCAATCTGTTTGCCAGTTTTGCCGTAACAGATCAGTCCACAAACCCCTGGTCTTTTGTAGTAAAAGTGCTGGGCACCCGGGGAAGCACGCAGCTTTCCTGGCAGGATGTTGTTCTTAATCGCGCGCTGGGTACATTATCCTGTTCATATGGCCGGTATGAGGAAACCTATGAGCACGAGATCCGGTATTTCATTAATGAATGTATACTGGGGGGCACGCCGCCTCTGTCCACTTTATGGGACGCCCTTAAGGTATTGGAAATGGTTATCCGGGCAGAAGAAGATGCCCGGGCAAAAAGGAGGGCCTTTATATGA
- a CDS encoding mandelate racemase/muconate lactonizing enzyme family protein, which translates to MIIEQLTTEHYSVPSPLFAKNDVTDTTHRIPSLEIIVTRMLTDTGIEGIGYTYTTGHNALTVKQMIEEEIIPVYKDQPLRQYDYLWKKAWWRTHWAGRGGVATLAMAAVDIGVWDARAKAAGQPLYKFIGEHRNGIPAYGSGVNLSYSLDELLEETKEHMESGFVGVKVKVGMLDIEEDVARLRGVRKLVGNRAKIMVDANMGWQINEAIMRANALREIGLAWIEEPFIPEDIDAHALLGRITGIPIAAGENLYSGYQFNDYFKKQAMQVVQADVVRCGGITEWLKVAHLADVYNLQMAPHFMVDLHVSLLCAIPNAYIAEYLPWFHPVQLNPVRTTDGILRPKELPGHGIEFDWKLLKRYQVK; encoded by the coding sequence ATGATCATTGAACAGCTTACAACTGAACATTATTCGGTACCCTCCCCGTTATTTGCAAAGAATGATGTAACGGATACGACGCATCGTATCCCGTCACTGGAGATTATTGTGACCCGTATGCTAACGGATACAGGCATAGAAGGAATAGGGTATACCTATACCACAGGCCACAATGCATTAACAGTAAAACAGATGATTGAAGAAGAGATCATTCCTGTTTATAAGGACCAGCCTTTACGACAGTATGATTATTTATGGAAAAAAGCATGGTGGCGGACGCATTGGGCCGGCCGCGGTGGTGTTGCAACACTGGCTATGGCGGCGGTTGATATTGGTGTTTGGGACGCCAGGGCCAAAGCAGCAGGCCAGCCGCTTTATAAATTTATCGGGGAGCATCGTAATGGTATACCGGCTTACGGCAGCGGGGTGAATCTTTCTTATTCCCTTGATGAACTGCTGGAAGAAACAAAAGAGCATATGGAAAGCGGGTTTGTGGGCGTAAAGGTAAAAGTAGGCATGCTGGATATTGAAGAAGATGTGGCGCGTTTGCGGGGAGTAAGGAAGCTGGTAGGTAACAGAGCTAAAATTATGGTGGACGCCAATATGGGCTGGCAGATCAATGAAGCCATTATGCGGGCCAACGCCCTGCGGGAAATAGGCCTTGCCTGGATAGAGGAACCGTTTATACCGGAAGATATTGATGCCCACGCCCTTTTGGGAAGAATAACCGGTATCCCCATTGCAGCCGGTGAAAATCTGTATTCCGGATACCAGTTTAATGATTATTTCAAAAAGCAGGCGATGCAGGTGGTTCAGGCAGATGTGGTGCGTTGCGGTGGAATTACAGAATGGTTAAAAGTGGCACATCTTGCAGATGTATACAATTTGCAGATGGCCCCTCACTTTATGGTGGATCTGCATGTAAGCCTGCTTTGCGCCATACCCAATGCCTATATAGCAGAATACCTGCCCTGGTTTCATCCGGTTCAGCTCAATCCCGTTCGTACCACAGATGGTATTTTGCGGCCCAAGGAGCTGCCGGGGCATGGGATTGAATTTGATTGGAAACTGTTAAAACGTTATCAGGTAAAATGA
- a CDS encoding U32 family peptidase, whose protein sequence is MKESREFLRKLGYPGGDLYNLPDSAKRFPDGAQYRIELPSIEGPKALEATLEETEHNGLLVHRVSQGSGIMLLSDNEIRSMIAMCAGRGMELSLFVGPRGTWDISAQPFTPAGKASGIRHEGADQLVYAMEDLKRGARLGLRSALVGDEGLLLLTREMKQAGLLPVDFVIKCSVQMMASNPVSVKLMQELGADTYNVPTALTLPKLAAIRAAIDIPIDLYVEVPDNFGGFIRLYEIAEFIRVLSPVYIKFGLRNHPDVYPSGKHLEAVNIALCKERVHRALLGMQMIEKYYPEAVTSGPGAAGLGIPVHTTLS, encoded by the coding sequence ATGAAAGAGAGCAGGGAATTTTTAAGAAAATTAGGTTACCCGGGAGGAGATCTGTATAACCTTCCCGATTCAGCAAAGCGGTTCCCCGACGGGGCGCAATACCGTATTGAGCTGCCAAGCATAGAAGGGCCAAAGGCACTTGAAGCAACACTGGAAGAAACGGAGCATAATGGTTTGCTGGTGCACCGGGTTTCACAGGGAAGCGGGATCATGCTCCTTTCCGACAATGAGATCAGGTCGATGATTGCCATGTGCGCCGGCCGTGGCATGGAGCTGAGCCTGTTTGTGGGACCACGTGGAACCTGGGATATCAGCGCGCAGCCATTCACACCGGCAGGTAAGGCATCAGGAATCCGTCATGAAGGGGCCGACCAGCTGGTTTATGCCATGGAAGACCTGAAGCGGGGCGCCCGGCTCGGGCTGAGGAGTGCCCTGGTGGGTGATGAGGGGTTGCTGCTACTGACCAGGGAAATGAAACAGGCAGGATTGCTGCCCGTGGATTTTGTCATAAAATGCTCGGTGCAGATGATGGCATCCAACCCCGTTTCAGTAAAGCTGATGCAGGAGCTTGGTGCTGATACCTATAACGTTCCCACTGCGCTTACGTTACCTAAGCTGGCGGCCATTCGGGCGGCGATAGATATTCCTATTGATCTATATGTGGAAGTGCCTGATAACTTTGGCGGATTTATCCGGCTGTATGAAATTGCTGAGTTTATCCGCGTTTTGTCGCCGGTCTATATTAAGTTCGGTCTGAGGAACCATCCGGATGTATATCCCTCCGGCAAACACCTGGAAGCCGTCAATATCGCGCTATGTAAAGAAAGAGTGCACCGCGCTTTATTGGGCATGCAGATGATCGAAAAATATTACCCGGAGGCCGTCACCTCCGGACCCGGGGCTGCAGGCCTGGGAATTCCGGTGCACACAACCCTTTCCTAA
- a CDS encoding DUF2961 domain-containing protein produces MIYKLFNQAAKRIGVLIPALFVASAPLLAQERGTGILTGFEQMYKIERLPLLYPNGTKKNRLISYDATGGNGFGLLMNTFKKYVDENGDVVIFDAYGPGCLYRQQMNIWGSKGVGTLSNSIRIKYYFDEEQEPRINASVNDFFNGDDAPVDTPFAFKSAKQFAILYYPFTFQKRLKVALSDTALKRLVKENIDQSCNWYQYDYLTYPAGTPAVTWSASRPDVYKSRVREQWLHQGNNPQPSAGDQVSEGKVQIAPGSSAVIFDKKGKASIAAIHLKLEPFTEETFYHTCIRMSWDNLAQPAVDVPVSYFFGGGGWKDQFSSKALRSLLFGFDAQAHSFYCYFPMPYFEKAKIEIVNKSAAPIDELAYAISVKPASVMNYPENKTGYFMAKLTTDSCSGGAKVVGAPKVYSKPFETAFKETGHGHVVALEMFSGNYWEDGDEFTYIDGSNTPQIHGDGTEDDFNQGWAGGKYQKPLWGALENGVKGAYRIHLNEPYIFYDSIEMRFENTFSKYKENSPRARMGTLDTLIETEFMVWYYKANTSFAMHQTDSIDIGNTVSEKQHRFSITGQTRRETLTDCFDSYESADNYSENKDDGRAFNKAIAFNAAINPRNQGVRLRNKINRKGNGIQLANVYVDGVKIPQPWYILTYSDQTAKGSRSFDGWFESEYEIPERYTKNKKNIRVRIEYVRAANQELNSYFMKVFSYGL; encoded by the coding sequence ATGATCTATAAGTTATTCAATCAGGCAGCAAAAAGAATAGGTGTACTTATCCCGGCCCTTTTTGTTGCAAGCGCACCGCTATTGGCTCAGGAACGGGGAACGGGTATCTTAACCGGGTTTGAGCAAATGTATAAGATAGAAAGATTACCGCTCCTGTACCCCAACGGCACTAAAAAGAACCGGCTGATCTCCTACGATGCTACCGGCGGAAATGGTTTTGGGCTATTGATGAATACATTCAAAAAATATGTGGATGAAAACGGGGACGTAGTGATCTTTGATGCATACGGACCGGGATGTTTGTATCGTCAGCAGATGAATATCTGGGGAAGTAAAGGGGTCGGAACTTTAAGCAATAGCATACGGATAAAGTATTACTTTGATGAAGAGCAGGAGCCCAGGATCAATGCTTCGGTCAATGATTTCTTTAATGGCGATGATGCCCCGGTAGACACGCCTTTTGCCTTTAAAAGCGCAAAGCAGTTTGCCATTCTGTATTATCCCTTTACTTTTCAGAAGCGGCTGAAGGTGGCCCTTTCAGATACTGCTTTGAAAAGGCTGGTAAAAGAGAATATTGACCAGAGCTGCAATTGGTACCAGTATGACTACCTTACCTATCCTGCCGGCACCCCTGCGGTGACCTGGTCGGCTTCCCGGCCGGATGTTTATAAAAGCAGGGTCAGGGAGCAATGGCTGCACCAGGGGAACAATCCACAGCCTTCAGCAGGTGATCAGGTATCGGAAGGAAAGGTGCAGATAGCGCCGGGAAGCAGTGCTGTTATTTTTGACAAAAAAGGAAAGGCATCCATTGCGGCTATTCATCTGAAACTGGAACCATTCACTGAAGAAACATTTTATCATACCTGTATACGGATGAGCTGGGACAACCTGGCGCAGCCGGCAGTAGATGTGCCGGTCAGCTACTTTTTTGGAGGCGGGGGATGGAAAGATCAATTCAGCAGTAAAGCACTGAGATCGCTGCTTTTCGGATTTGATGCACAGGCGCATTCGTTTTACTGCTATTTCCCCATGCCGTATTTTGAAAAGGCGAAAATTGAAATTGTTAATAAATCTGCTGCTCCGATCGATGAATTAGCTTATGCCATTAGCGTAAAGCCGGCATCCGTTATGAATTACCCTGAAAATAAGACGGGGTACTTTATGGCAAAGCTTACCACCGATTCCTGTTCCGGCGGAGCAAAGGTTGTAGGAGCGCCAAAAGTGTATTCAAAACCTTTTGAAACTGCCTTTAAAGAAACAGGACACGGGCACGTAGTGGCCCTGGAAATGTTTTCCGGTAACTATTGGGAAGATGGCGATGAATTTACATATATCGATGGCAGTAATACACCGCAGATCCATGGCGATGGCACGGAAGATGATTTTAACCAGGGATGGGCCGGGGGCAAATACCAGAAACCGTTATGGGGCGCATTGGAGAACGGCGTAAAAGGAGCATACAGGATTCATCTGAATGAGCCTTATATTTTTTACGACAGCATCGAAATGCGGTTTGAAAATACATTCTCTAAGTACAAAGAAAACAGCCCGCGTGCAAGAATGGGCACATTAGATACCCTTATTGAAACAGAATTTATGGTGTGGTATTACAAGGCAAACACTTCATTTGCGATGCACCAGACGGATAGTATAGATATCGGAAACACAGTAAGTGAAAAACAGCACCGGTTTTCAATCACAGGGCAAACGCGCCGGGAAACCCTTACAGATTGTTTTGACAGTTATGAAAGTGCGGATAATTATTCTGAGAACAAAGACGATGGCAGGGCCTTTAATAAAGCCATTGCTTTCAATGCAGCCATCAATCCCCGGAACCAGGGGGTGCGGTTACGTAATAAGATCAACAGGAAGGGAAATGGGATTCAACTGGCGAATGTATATGTGGATGGTGTTAAAATACCGCAACCCTGGTATATACTCACCTATTCCGATCAGACAGCAAAAGGCAGCCGCTCATTTGACGGCTGGTTCGAAAGTGAGTATGAAATACCGGAGAGATACACAAAGAATAAAAAGAATATCCGGGTCAGGATCGAATATGTCCGTGCTGCCAATCAGGAACTGAATAGTTACTTCATGAAAGTGTTCAGCTATGGCTTATAA
- a CDS encoding GH92 family glycosyl hydrolase gives MKRYLFLLLIIPALLIQMADAAAQQLTRYVNPLIGAGGHGHVFVGASVPFGAVQVGPSNIFKGWDWCSGYHYSDSIIIGFPQTHLSGTGGCDLGDVLIMPFTGEIKTDKGTQEHHRTGYSSLFSHSTEQVRPGYYNVVLDDYKIRVELTATERVGFHQYHYPDDHKEAHIIIDLKEGTGDRSTDARLQLLNDTTIVGYRFSSGWAKNQQLFFAVILSRPVSSFNLYRNDTLLNGSSARDKNLKGVLTFQHNPGVVKLKVGISPVNEENALANIRTEIPHWNFNAIVRQADDKWNKELSKIGIETPDTAYKKIFYTALYHTMIDPALFNDANNDYRGTDKKVYRKAPFKNYTIFSLWDTYRALHPLYTIIQQEKVDDIINSMLAVYQQQGKLPIWHLAGCETNLMPGVSATQVVAEAWLKGFRGFDTRLAYEAVKHSILSQDQYRGLGYLKSLHYVPYEVTRESVARTMEYGISDGSIALMAKQLGQNADDDLFTQRSKYYRILFDPKTNFFRGKDSTGAWNPRLDPWKSSRPWINDYCEGNVWEYTWLAPQDVEGVIGLLGGDQQFSARLDSFFNTPLPPDPDAPPDIAGLVGMYAHGNEPGHHNIYLYPYVGQQWKTAEKARYILTALYKDATDGISGNEDCGQMSAWYIFSSLGFYPVFPANGAYVIGSPLFDKVVVHLSKGKKFIITAVNNQPANKYIQKVKLNGKPYHKTYILHQDIVRGGNLEFVMGSKPNKNFGSLKENRPKSVY, from the coding sequence ATGAAGCGCTATCTTTTCCTGTTATTGATAATTCCTGCATTACTTATTCAAATGGCTGATGCTGCTGCACAGCAGCTTACCCGGTATGTCAATCCCTTGATCGGGGCCGGCGGGCATGGGCACGTTTTTGTAGGCGCAAGCGTTCCTTTTGGCGCCGTTCAGGTAGGCCCCTCCAATATATTCAAAGGCTGGGACTGGTGCTCGGGGTATCATTATTCAGACAGTATCATAATCGGCTTTCCGCAAACACACCTGAGCGGAACGGGTGGTTGTGATTTGGGGGATGTGCTGATAATGCCCTTCACAGGCGAAATAAAAACTGATAAAGGCACGCAGGAACACCACCGTACAGGCTACAGTTCCCTGTTTTCCCATTCCACAGAACAGGTACGCCCCGGCTATTATAACGTGGTGCTGGATGATTATAAGATCCGGGTAGAATTAACGGCAACAGAGCGGGTGGGCTTTCATCAATATCATTATCCCGATGATCATAAAGAGGCGCATATCATTATTGATCTGAAGGAAGGTACCGGCGACCGGTCAACGGATGCCCGGCTGCAGTTGCTGAATGATACAACCATTGTAGGCTATCGGTTCTCCAGTGGGTGGGCAAAGAATCAGCAGTTATTCTTTGCCGTTATACTGTCCCGGCCCGTTAGCTCCTTTAATCTTTATAGGAATGATACCTTGCTGAACGGATCATCGGCAAGGGACAAAAACCTTAAGGGCGTGCTGACGTTTCAGCATAACCCGGGCGTGGTAAAACTAAAAGTGGGTATTTCGCCGGTCAATGAAGAAAATGCGCTGGCAAATATCAGGACTGAGATACCACACTGGAATTTTAATGCTATTGTACGGCAGGCCGATGATAAATGGAATAAGGAATTATCAAAGATCGGGATCGAAACGCCGGATACGGCATACAAAAAGATCTTTTATACGGCATTATACCATACAATGATAGATCCGGCATTGTTTAACGATGCCAATAACGATTACCGGGGAACGGATAAGAAGGTATACCGCAAGGCTCCGTTTAAAAATTACACCATCTTTTCCTTATGGGACACTTACCGCGCGTTGCACCCTTTGTACACGATCATTCAGCAGGAAAAAGTGGATGATATTATCAATTCCATGCTCGCCGTTTATCAGCAGCAGGGTAAGCTGCCGATCTGGCATCTGGCAGGTTGTGAAACAAACCTTATGCCGGGCGTCAGCGCTACCCAGGTGGTGGCAGAAGCCTGGCTGAAAGGGTTCCGCGGTTTTGATACCCGGCTGGCATATGAAGCAGTAAAGCATTCTATACTCAGCCAGGATCAATACAGGGGCCTGGGGTATCTGAAAAGCCTGCACTATGTTCCCTATGAAGTAACAAGGGAATCGGTAGCAAGAACAATGGAATATGGGATCAGTGATGGAAGTATTGCATTGATGGCAAAGCAACTGGGGCAGAATGCTGATGATGATCTGTTCACACAACGCTCGAAGTATTATCGCATTCTTTTTGATCCCAAAACCAATTTCTTCAGGGGGAAAGATTCAACAGGTGCATGGAATCCACGGCTGGATCCCTGGAAATCTTCCAGGCCCTGGATCAATGATTATTGCGAAGGCAATGTATGGGAATACACGTGGCTGGCCCCGCAGGATGTGGAAGGCGTCATCGGCCTGCTGGGTGGCGATCAGCAATTTTCGGCACGCCTGGATTCTTTTTTCAATACGCCGTTACCTCCTGATCCTGACGCGCCACCGGATATTGCCGGGTTGGTAGGTATGTATGCGCACGGCAATGAGCCGGGGCATCATAATATCTATTTATATCCTTATGTGGGGCAGCAATGGAAAACAGCAGAAAAGGCTAGGTACATCCTTACAGCATTATACAAGGATGCTACAGATGGTATCAGCGGAAATGAAGATTGCGGTCAGATGTCTGCCTGGTATATTTTTTCATCGCTCGGTTTTTACCCGGTATTCCCTGCCAACGGAGCGTATGTTATAGGAAGCCCCTTATTTGACAAAGTGGTGGTTCACCTGTCAAAAGGAAAAAAGTTCATCATAACGGCGGTGAATAACCAGCCGGCAAATAAATACATTCAAAAAGTAAAACTGAATGGCAAACCCTATCACAAAACGTATATCCTGCACCAGGATATTGTCAGGGGCGGCAACCTTGAATTTGTAATGGGCAGCAAACCCAATAAAAACTTTGGTTCTTTAAAAGAAAACAGGCCTAAATCAGTATATTAA
- a CDS encoding DUF2961 domain-containing protein has product MKHKTALLHFALLIPFFNFAQVTTTLNNNPVTGFEQMAKTERLPLLYPYGTKKNRMISYDASGGNGFGLLINTFKKYIDENGDVVIFDVYGPGCLYREQMNIWTDNGIGKISKTIRIKYYFDDETTPRIDAPVLDFFKGQYDPVREPFGFMKIHQFGDVYYPFSFNKRLKIALSDTVITRLLKENNDRSCNWYQFDYLTFPQDVTVKSWTKGTDPYEAITRQQWLNLGRDPKAATGNVVSEKSAPLPAGAAAVIFEDTGKASIAAIELKMIPFNEATFYNTNIRISFDDLAAPAVDMPISYFFGGGGWKDQFYKQTLKTLLYGFDAGEGTAYCYFPMPYFKNAKIEIINNSPVDIADLRYRISRKTSAVLDYPRGQTAYFMAKVTKDSTPGGQTRKHFIKPYQNAFSESGYGHVEAINMFSGNFNEDGDEFTYVDGSNTPQIHGAGTEDEFNQGWSGGLFQEPLWGALKSGVKGSYRIHMNEPYIFYNDINIRFEDNAGKYPGDAPRRRYGTPDSMIQTEFMVWYYKSGKGPVLQLSDSVDVGNAQSEKKHRFTIRGQTFYGKKETCFDSYETADNYMQMEDDGRAYNQSITFRTAVSRQNKGIRLRNRIYRTENGIQVANVYVDGEKLPQPWYILTYSEQHARGRRSFDGWFESEYEIPARYTKGKGSVTIKIEHVRSIKNELNSYFLKVYSYVDNDQTR; this is encoded by the coding sequence ATGAAGCATAAGACAGCTCTGTTACACTTCGCTTTACTGATTCCTTTTTTCAATTTTGCACAGGTTACAACGACGCTGAATAATAACCCTGTAACGGGTTTTGAGCAAATGGCTAAAACAGAGCGCCTGCCGCTCCTCTATCCTTACGGAACAAAAAAAAACCGGATGATCTCTTACGACGCATCCGGTGGTAACGGCTTTGGGCTGTTGATAAATACCTTTAAGAAATATATTGATGAAAACGGGGATGTAGTAATTTTTGATGTTTATGGGCCCGGTTGTTTGTACCGCGAGCAAATGAATATATGGACGGATAATGGAATTGGTAAAATAAGCAAAACGATCCGCATTAAATACTATTTTGATGACGAAACAACACCACGGATAGACGCACCGGTGCTTGACTTCTTTAAAGGGCAGTACGACCCGGTCAGGGAGCCATTTGGTTTTATGAAGATTCATCAGTTCGGAGATGTTTACTATCCCTTTTCCTTTAATAAAAGACTGAAGATCGCTTTATCTGATACGGTTATTACAAGATTGCTGAAGGAAAATAATGACCGCTCCTGTAACTGGTACCAGTTTGACTACCTGACGTTTCCCCAGGATGTGACCGTAAAATCCTGGACAAAAGGAACCGATCCTTATGAAGCCATTACCAGGCAGCAGTGGCTGAATCTGGGACGGGACCCGAAAGCAGCCACCGGAAATGTGGTAAGTGAAAAGTCGGCCCCACTCCCGGCAGGCGCTGCGGCGGTCATCTTTGAGGATACCGGAAAAGCCTCTATCGCCGCCATTGAATTAAAAATGATCCCTTTCAATGAAGCAACATTTTATAATACCAACATTCGTATTTCCTTTGATGATTTAGCAGCGCCGGCCGTTGATATGCCCATCAGCTACTTTTTTGGCGGAGGCGGGTGGAAAGACCAGTTCTATAAGCAAACACTAAAGACCCTGCTATATGGGTTTGATGCCGGTGAAGGAACAGCCTATTGCTATTTTCCCATGCCCTATTTTAAAAATGCAAAGATTGAGATCATCAATAACTCGCCTGTTGATATCGCTGATCTCAGATACAGGATAAGCAGGAAGACCTCCGCTGTGCTGGATTATCCCCGGGGCCAGACCGCCTATTTCATGGCAAAGGTTACAAAAGACTCAACCCCGGGCGGCCAAACCAGGAAGCATTTTATCAAACCCTACCAGAACGCCTTTTCAGAAAGCGGATACGGCCATGTGGAAGCAATTAATATGTTCTCGGGGAACTTTAATGAAGATGGTGATGAATTTACCTATGTGGATGGCAGCAATACGCCTCAGATCCATGGTGCCGGTACAGAGGATGAATTTAACCAGGGATGGTCAGGAGGCCTGTTCCAGGAACCACTGTGGGGGGCTTTAAAAAGCGGTGTAAAAGGCTCCTACAGGATTCATATGAATGAGCCGTACATCTTTTATAACGATATCAACATCCGTTTTGAGGACAATGCCGGCAAATACCCGGGAGATGCCCCGCGCAGAAGATACGGTACTCCTGACTCAATGATACAGACAGAGTTTATGGTATGGTATTATAAAAGCGGAAAAGGCCCTGTGCTGCAGTTATCAGATAGTGTTGATGTAGGGAATGCACAAAGTGAAAAAAAGCACCGGTTTACCATCCGCGGGCAAACATTTTACGGTAAAAAGGAAACCTGTTTCGACAGTTATGAAACGGCAGATAACTATATGCAGATGGAAGATGATGGCAGGGCATACAATCAGTCGATTACGTTCAGGACGGCTGTCAGCAGGCAAAATAAGGGCATCCGGCTTCGTAACAGGATCTACCGTACAGAAAACGGCATTCAGGTAGCCAATGTTTATGTAGACGGGGAAAAACTGCCTCAGCCCTGGTATATTTTAACTTATTCAGAGCAGCATGCCAGGGGCAGGCGCTCCTTTGACGGATGGTTTGAAAGCGAATACGAAATTCCTGCCAGGTACACTAAAGGGAAAGGCAGCGTAACCATTAAGATAGAGCATGTACGTTCCATAAAGAATGAGCTGAATTCCTATTTCCTGAAAGTGTACAGTTATGTAGATAATGATCAAACCAGATAA